TTATTTCAAATGGTCCTATTTacctaaatattttaaatgaggcTACAAGAAATTGTGTATCCTATTCAATGAGGATAGATATATAAaattaagcccccccccccaatattctAAAGATTCTTACTGCAGCCTCAAAAgttgtgtggctgtgctccACTGTAAAGCTTGTGCAGAGTCAGACATAATTCTCATAGTTTCACTTTTACCCCCCTTTCAATCTCCCCTACATTTCAACTGAGTCTAATCTTGCTGATGTAGGCATGGACAGTAGACTTTTCTTCTTTTGGAGCCAAGTTTGAGAAGCTGGGGAAGGGCCATCTCCACTGACCTTGACGAAGATGATGATGGCACTAATCAACACGCTAATGCTCTGCAGGAGGTCTCCCACCACATGCACAAAGGCCGCCCGTACACTGCTGTTCGCTTGGGGCCGCGACCTAGATCCCTCCTTCCCCGGTGCGCTATGCCCGTGGCTGTGGGTATGTCCATGAGAGCTGTGGCCATGTTCTGATTGATGTAAGGTGAGCGCCATTCTGTGCAAAAACAATTTTGCCGTTTATTTACTTCCTGTTATTACATCAGGGCCCTTACAGTCGTAGTGGTCACATTCAGCCTATAACTGGCATACTCCAGTCTTCACTAATCAAATTCTCCATCTTTCCTTGAACTATTATAACTTAGAAAAGTTATTAGGGATAAATATCTGTACTtgactgttttcattattattatagtttgGCATATATTTAATCCATATATCTAATCCTCACCCATATGTTAAATCTGTAGTCGCATTCATGCATGAATaagttctcctctgaaacacatggggctatattttaatgatCAAAGTGCATGGTCTAAAGCCAAGTgtatttagggcgtgtccaaatccacttttgctagtttaacggcagataatctgagcgcaaagtaaggcgcatggttcaaaggggttgtacttagtctcttaattaaacataggtgtgttttgggcgtaacatgaaataaaccaatcagagtgtcatctcccattccctttaaaagccaggtgcgcttgcaccttggcggatttCTATTATAATGGCagatttgccaagtagtaggaaagaacgcttctctgcagaggaaataacagtaaaatactgcgccattgacttaagaccaggtttttgttggtcaatcacgcaatcgctttccgctgcctcaagatagcaatgcgccaacaatgcgcctgaccacacctcattttaagaccaacacacCCATGGGTGCTCAGATGGGcacaagtacatttgctatttaaacaacgtgggcgctggacaggaaaatgacaactgcgtcggtctgaaactagcaaagacacttgcgttaCCCTTGGCACCGCTTTGTGCTGGCTGTAAGATAGAGCCCATGGTGTCACCGGCTGTTTCTTTTCGCACTGCAGACTACAACTAAGCTGCACAAAGTGGAGACAAAGGAAGACCTTTGCAGCTTTGAAATGCAGTCTACAGGTGCCTGATCGACTAGAGAGCAGTTAGACACTAGCCACTAACCGACCGAACCTTCCCAAACCCAGGGCAATCTGCAATTTTGCAttgccctatggagctaccggccacagttgGCTCTGGCACAGTCTGCATTTGATCTGAGGCTGTGAGGCTCATCTATGCACAAGAGAGTGGTGCCTTTaccgaatgagccatccagcagcccttATTCGGTTTTAATAGGTGATCTGGAAATGAGATATTTCCTTTCCATAATAACTGCTCCCACATGTAAAATCTATTCTGAGTGCAATTTTCTAGTCCTTACCCTACTACCCTCGTATTATCATAATAGTGAATAGGACATAATGGGAGTTAGGTGCAATGCCTACATGATGTTGGCGAGGACAGCACATCCGGATGTGATGAGCATGACTGTACCCTCGATGGTGTAGTCATCATTGATCATCCTCTCAATGGCCAGGTACACCAGCACACCTGTCACCAGCCAGATGGTGAAGACAGACAGCAGTGCACCCAGGATCTCTGAGCCAGGAGAAAATACAAGACACAGTAGAATGATGAACAAGTGAAACAGTCATTTATGTCACACTGAAATGCCTCTTTTGTTTGCTGAAACAAACTTGCTGGTGGACAACCTCATCCTGGTTGATTTATGACAAAGACAATGCTACACCATCAGGTGCTGATTAAAAtccctggggcctcatttataaactTTGTGGAGGTTCTACACTGAAGGGTTACATATgcacaaaagaagaaaactgcATATAGTTAAAAATACCCCGATTTATAAACCCATCCGCATGCTCACCTGCACACAATTTTCTCACAATCAACTTGAAATTTTGTACAGGTTTAGTATCCTGCCCCGTTAACTCTCAGTTAACCATAAATTGTTGATAGAACACGCAATGTGAATTTGATATGCATATAAATCAGCTTGTCATCCCAATTCATTGTTACTGAAAATGGAGAAGTCAGACCACAAAACAATGAAGAGAAACTTCAAGAAGTGTGAAATCGAGATGCTTGTTATGGAGGTAGAACTCAGACAGTCTATACACTTTGGTATAAATAGTCCTCACATAAccaataaaagaaaatttgtgGTGTGGCAGCTTGTCACAGAAGTTGaatcccacaaaaaaaaacaatgtcaaagTAATGTGGAATTAGGGCAGTAACTCATTATTTAACAACCATCCTATAAAATAACATGATAAATATACAGTTTATATACAGTTAACTGTATATAACTGTACAtaactgtcatggttttgggtggatGTATCACCCAGCTCGATTCCTTTCCCCTCCTGCTTCACTAATTCGAGTGTGCCACATCAATTTAGATAAATGGGTCTTTCGCGTGCAGATTTCGCTCTGCTTGCAAGTCCTCCTGCGCTCACTGGTTAGAGGTCTGCAGGCGTGTTTAGTGCGTTCACAGTTGCACCTGTCGAACCTAACTTAAGGTCTGTGTTCACAGAGTAACAACGTTTTAGTGTCACCTATACACGAGAGCTGGTACTGGTACTGAATGAACTCCGTATTTCAGGGTTGGTCTCTGGCGGTattatttgagagagagaattgcGGGTGTAGTTTCGCCCTAGCTTATGTTAGCTGTCACGAGGTCTCTTAGTTTCAGTTCTTGTGAGTGGAACTGTCGCTTAGTTCGCCTTCGGGTGCATTTTGctttcgatttttttttttttttaggttttcgcTTACTCCTTCTCCTCAGTTTTATTTGGGATAGTCTCCCGTGGAGTGAAGCgcttttcttttctatttttttcccctcctatATCCCTGTGTCTCTTAAAGACTTGGTGGTTATTCTCTTTGTGGGGAATAGCTTTTTGAAACCTGTTctgtcgcgtctggtcttcctAATTCTCCACTCCGTCACAATAACAGAATTCATACAgatttttcctttcattacaGAATACAGTACTTTTTTTATACAACAATGTACTTATAACATTACATGTTAACAAAGATGGAACATTCTGACAGCAACATTTTGACAACGTTGTTGGGATGTTGTAGATGACAGGTTACAAAATAGTTTCTTCAAAATGTTCCTGTAACATTGCGTGTTAACAAAGATAGAACGTTCGACATTTTTAGAATGTTGTCAGGAAGTTGTTGATTGCAGGTTACAAAATGGTTTTGCCAAGAGCATTCAGGCTAAGATCTGTTTACTATCATAAAAAATGCTGAAGTTCCTGAAAATAACGCAAGTCAGCTTTGTTTTAATCATAAATATGCGAGACATTAATGTTATGACTACATTGTTGATTCAGACAAGTGAATCAAAAAGCACTGGTGATGGTCGTGGAAGAACTTGTCAATCCTTTGTTACGACCCCAGTCGtaagtttgtgtttacatttgtcacTCTCGCGTGTGTTTCTTCTTTCTGGTTGTCATCTAACCACAGGCCGTTCATCTGTGGTTACTCTGCTTGAAAAAGCTGCCCTTTGCATCAGCAGAGACTAGCTCTTTGAACTTGTGGTTTGTGTTTAGTGATTTCTTCATTTGACTTTGTATATTCGACCCTATCTTTGTTTGATTACGATTCCCGTCTAGACCTTCTGGTTTGTGTCCGTACGCTCGTTCTTGACCTCAACTCACATTTTGGCCTCTGCTCGCTGTATAGTTAGttagtgtgttcccagctggactaaAAATCCTTCCATTGGGACAcaagtttgttatttttctttgttatttttcctttattattttggaAGCGACTCCGGGTGGAGATTTAACACTCTGTAGAGGGTATGCTATTTCGGCTTTTAGTTTCCGACTATCAGCTAAATGTCCGAAGTTCAGTGTTCAAAGCCACCCCATGCCCAGTATCCTTCGAAGACTAGCCAGCATTCAGCTAGATTTAGATAGGCAGATAGGGACCAAAGTTACTGGTCGGTTTGCAATACGTTTCCCTTATCCATTTCCTTTATCAATCACCCTGTTAAAGTCTGACCATTGACTGGGTCGTAACACCTTACTTAGTCAGATTCTCCACACGTTGTACCAATCAATGCTTCAATACGTTAAAAGAAATTACCCAGGTATAACTTGCAGtccatttttttatacaaatgcaattttgtgGAAGAATAAATGATGCATAGATCCTTAAGGAAAGCTACAATGGCTAAGTCAAGTCACCggagtcaagtcaagtcacctCCTATTGTGTTGCTGGCtacagtggtttagggtttcatCAACCACCACCAGTTTgcaaatgtgagcactcaaaaCCATATCTGACAGTTAACACCTTGACCACGGGACTCAGGAACAAACTAGAACCGTAGCATGTGGTcaaattgcttattttaatgggaaaggataggaaaatacattttagctaCAAGCTTTAAATGGGGACATGCTTGTTacccataacatttttgtgtgtatttgagtgaaaCGGTTGTATTTGATATAAACGGTTATTCAGAAAACCTGGATGTGTAAATCGGACCATCTGgcatcaaataaattaatgaagaGTGTGAGATGAGGCCATCTATTTCTTGAAGAGAAGATGTTGTTGGCCACTTAATCAATTTGCAGTCAGGCCTCTAGATAGCTCGCTTGGCAACCTGTCCATAGTTAAGTTAGATTTCAGCAAGTTATCTATCTAGTTAGTTAACATTATATCATCGGAATGCAGGACAAATTTGAATAAATGGTCACCGAGCTATGGTGAGATGTGCTACATTTACCCTCTTTTATGACTTTTATGAATAACAGTGAGAACATTTCTAGTTGTTGGCAGTGCTGTGTACCTTtaattactattactattaagTAGCTTATTTGTTATGGTGaagtaaattatgaaaatggaTCAACAGAATGAATCTAAAGATAAGTGCATCTATAGTAGCCAAAGCTAGCCGTCAGCAACCTCAGCTGCACCATCACTTCCCCTGGTTGCCAGGGTCCCAAGTCCGCGTACGTGTCTTTTTTCATAATTGAGGTCCCTGGTCCCTCAGGAATACAGACCTTGCCACTACATGCAAGTTGTAAAAGATATTATTCAAGGTCATGAACAGCCCTGTGCCCCTGGTCCCACCTGCCCGGTGCCAGCCATAGTTAAGCCTGTGTGTAGCAGGCCAAGAGGACAgccagagagagcacaggcttATGAGGAAGCTAGTGAAGTCTACTAGCAGGTGGGCAGCATCTGTCATCACTGCCAAGCTGCCTGCAAAGTATCCACctatacagagagaaagaagtgtgaaatattatttaatacGTTCATACAATAAGTGTATTATTGTCTATACTGCTGTTTATATTACTGTTACTATATTAGTGGTATTGTTAGCTGATGTTATTTTAGTAAAAAGTCTTCATCAGTATATCATGGAAAGATCCTGTCAAAATGTTGTTTAATTTCTTCAAAGGTTGCCAGTCTGACAGGAGAACAGAGTGCATCCTCAGACACGCACCAAAGATTTCCCCAACCATGAAGACCAGACAGATTATGGAGACAATGTAGAGGCGTTTCCTGGCctgctttttctccctctccctgtcttcaAGTGCACGGCTGTTGTCGTGGCAATGGCTGATGTCACCATCTTTCTTCCctgactcactgactgacagactgaagcTGTCCATgtaagacagagaaaaagagaatagTATTAACAATTAATTATTTCTTCCATGACACTGAGCATGtaatttttgtactttttaaatttgttttaattatggCCAAGTCGTCAATTTCCATTTTTAGGTTCAAATCAACCATTTTCAATAATGTATACTATTATACTGACCTCCACAGGTAACTAGTTTAAGAGCAAATCAAATTTAAGATGCTGGTGCTTGCCTACTGGGCCTACAGCTCCCTTGTACTCCCTCCAAAAGCTTTCCACTCAGTAACCTTTGTTCAGCTATCAATTCCTCACTGCTGAGCCCACACATCCCTAATGTCCTTAACTTTAGAGTCATCCCATATCTCCCACTGAAGACTCTAAATACACTTTTCCAGATTATCTCTTGGTTTTCAGATCTAGTATATGTTATAGTTAACCCAGCACCTTATATTCAAAGTGAAGATTAATCTAGTGTTGTAGATCATTGTTGTGCAGCATGTGTTGTGATGTATGGTTATGCTGCACATGCAGGATATTCAGTCCTTTGTAAGAGTATTACCAGTGACCAGTGGATGGCACTGTTTATCTGGTCATTGTTGCCAAGATGCTTTGGCCCATTTGTGTGTTTCCCTGGGGCTGGCAAAGTCCCCGATTCAATACAAGGCgttggggcccatccacacacctgAACAGCACCTTAATAGGATGAACTACCCAGCGGCCCCAAAActtcaaatacaatttaaaaagaacaataatCTTACATGACATTGActtcactgtatttttttacagtgttgtgGATTAGTTTGTTTCCGATAGGACTAGGTAATATaattacaacaaaacacaaccacATTCCATTTATGTATTAgatgtcacatttttttaaacagaggagGAAGCTTCTAACGATACATAATACGGTCAGAAAATATATCATATCGTCAACCACCCCATAGACTGCTACTTTCCCGCGTTTTAACTGATAGCAAGCACTCATAATAGTACTTCTATTTActgttggagaaaaaaatgatgctCGAGGCAAGTCAGTTGTCAactaatttctatttttttccagtgatcCACGGCGAAAAAAAATCTCTTAATCTTAGTCATTCCATTTGCACACTGCGAATACTTCGTGAGACcgtgtgtaaaaaataatttgtaacaGTGGGAAGCAATGCTGAGCAGAAATAAATTCCAGCACTTGAATTAGCCTATATATCAACACATATAGGCTACACGCACGCTAAAACACGTTTCATTAACGTTTGCGAATGATTTGATTGTGAGGTTGCATAACGTATAGCCTACAGATATTTGTTCAACAACTAAAagcataataatttaaaatgtaatatttaccTCCCCATCGTCATGGTATACATACTGGGCGCTTTTTCAGGTACCAAATGGGACTTCTCCGGGTCCATTCTGAACATGATGAGAAAGTGCGTCCTGATCCAAAAGCAATAACGGACGTATAATTTGTGTAATTAACTTTGCAGAAACCTAAAATTTTATCTAAAATAAGTTTATTTACACTTCttttaaacagctttttaaaataacttttattcAGTTTGTGTCCTTTCTGGATCTGTCAGCATTTTCTGTATTTCCTTTTTGTTATTTAACAACTGAAGTGAGCGAGCTTTTATACTCGAAACCTTGTGACTCTGGACCGTGTGCAAATTTTTTAGACCGCTTGCAGCACCTTTATATAGAAGCTGCAAATTTAAGGAAGGTGTGCGAAAGGGGGAGCATTTTGATTCAGTTGTATCAATTAAAGAAAATGAGCCTATAAACTTTAATATCACCgataattttatattaatgtagGCAACTGCCTATAGCGCATTTAGTCAGTCTATAGGCTACACGTTATGGCACTGCAATATGTGTCAGGCTACGGTATTATAGTGTATTCAAATGTTGGAGTATTTTCCATGACCTTATGCTAACATTGCTTAACTAGATTGCTTGCCTGTGTAAAGTGTAAAGTACTGGTCTACagaaattttctttttgcttccTTTGTTTATAAGAACCACCTACTCGAGAAGACTTCACTATTTTCATTGGTTTTCGTGCCGAAGCCACAAATAATTGTATTCTTCTGACTATTACAGTTCCTCCAAATTAATACTATTCCTTTCACTTTTCATACATACCTTTGCCTTTACTAAGCTATTGCCAACAGTTTATAGCCTACTTATACGCCtacttttaaactttaaaaaatgtctctCGATTGCACCACTCCTGGCAAGTATATCCGATCTTTAAAATTGCTTGGTCAAACTATTCGCTCGTCAAATTCGTGTGTGCATCTATGTACAGTCCAGTAAGCACGTCTCTCGGTAACATAGGCTTGgggaaaagacagaaagagcgATTTCTCGCCAAGATGGCAGGagaaggcaggaatacaccctggacaggccgccaatctatcacagggcacacacaccattcactcacacactcatacctatgggcaatttttttatttatttatttatttttatttaagtaaacaaacaaacaaaacaaaagggcagatgaggtaaaaaaaaaaaaaaaagtcataaaataaactgacataatcaaaccagaacaaaacagaaaaagaggaaagaaaaccaataatcaaacaaagaagagaaagatatatatataacccccccacaacacaacaccaccGGACTCGATCGCGAACCCGCCTCCAACTCCACCACCTCCAGCTGCTTGGCCTTCATTGCCTGGGGTTTTCTCAAGTTGCTATGGGGGACCTTGGAGACTGGGAGCTTAAAGTCACTGGAGCCTGTGTGATTCCTGGCTTCCCAAGGGTCGGGCGGGCCTTCACAGGAGCCTGGGTTTAGCCGGGTCCCCCAAGGGTCGGGTGGGGTGTCACGGGAGCCTGAGTGATTCCTGTCTTCCCAGGGGTCGGGCAGGGCTTCACAGGAGCCTGGGTGTAGCCGGGTCCCCCAAAGGTCAGGCAGAGAGTCACGGGAGCCTGGGTGTAGCAGGGTCCCCCAAAGGTCAGGCAGGGAGTCACGGGAGCCTGGGTGTAGCCGGGTCCCCCTAAGGTTGGG
This region of Anguilla rostrata isolate EN2019 chromosome 8, ASM1855537v3, whole genome shotgun sequence genomic DNA includes:
- the slc30a8 gene encoding proton-coupled zinc antiporter SLC30A8, producing MFRMDPEKSHLVPEKAPSMYTMTMGSFSLSVSESGKKDGDISHCHDNSRALEDREREKKQARKRLYIVSIICLVFMVGEIFGGYFAGSLAVMTDAAHLLVDFTSFLISLCSLWLSSWPATHRLNYGWHRAEILGALLSVFTIWLVTGVLVYLAIERMINDDYTIEGTVMLITSGCAVLANIIMALTLHQSEHGHSSHGHTHSHGHSAPGKEGSRSRPQANSSVRAAFVHVVGDLLQSISVLISAIIIFVKPEYKIADPICTFLFSVFVLGTTVSIMRDILLVLMEGAPAGVKYSEVRDQLLAVKGVKAVHNLHIWALTMNQAVLSAHVAIEDGMAPQPVLKEITQVCLTSFNFHSVTIQLEQQSDQKPGCTLCQDPKN